The genomic region ATGCACTAGATGTGCGTGTGAACTCATTAGATCCTGCCTGGCCTATAAAACCATTGCCACCAAATGTGAATGCCAGCATACACGTCAACCCAAAATTTTTGAAACCGGTAAGCTTTTAAGGAGTTCCAACTAGGAGTTCTAATTTTCCAGAGGTGGGAAAAAGTGCACTGCTATGGTTTATCTGAAATGTGTGCTTTTCTCTTTGCGTAGACTGAAGAAAAATCTCCGAAGCCTCCTGCACCACAACCTCCAGCCCCAAGCTTGACACAAGAACAATTAATAAGACAACAGTTGCTTGCAAAGCAAAAGCAGTTGTTAGAACTTCAGCAAAAGAAGATCGAGCTTGAACTTGAACAAACAAAAGCTCAGTTGGTGAGTTTAATAGTCATGTGCTTTATAACAAGATGAACTAGAATGAGCTACATGATAGTATTGGCAGTCTTAgaagtataatttttttgtgatgtCAAGTGCAAGTGATATGTTATAGCAGTGGATAGCAGCTTTAGTTGGTATAATGCCGCTAAACCATCATTCTTCATACTGCTCAATCTATTTTGAAAGAGAattgatcttttttattattattattattctcaagGCTGCCAGTCCTACTATTGCTTCAAACCACCATGTCGGTGCTTCTGCGCGTATCTCAGCAAAAGTCACACATACAGTTCCTGCACCACAGGTCAAACCTTGGCTTCCAGCAACATCAGAAAAAATGTCAGCCAGAGATCCTAGATTAAACAGAAATGGTGCAACAGCTGTAAATGCAAAGGAACAAGTGATGCATAAGAAGGAGAGTCAGGTCACACCAAACTTTCAGAATACATCAGAAAAAAGAGGACAAGTCTTAGCTGAAAGACAGAGTAAGTTGGAGAAATTGAGAATTCCAAAAAAGGATAACTCCGCTGTTGAGGAAAAGATGAAATCCAAGGCGGTGTCACCCTCTGGAAAAGGTATCCTTGTCAGACCCAGAGGAATGGAGTCTGAACATTCAAAGACTGTTGAACTGAATAAGAAGGACCCAAGGCTACATAAGCAGATGCTTGACAAGACAGATACAAAAGATGATGATTTCCGAGAGAAGAAAAGAAGTTCAGAGAAGAAAGATAAGGACGAAGGTGTCAAAAATTTGGATCATCAGAAGTCCAGCAGCAACAGGGGCAAGCTTATAAATGGCTCTCTAAACAAGCATGAAAGACTTGACACATTTCTGAAACAAGAAATTAAAGTGAACAAAGCAAATGTTCGAAAAAGGTCTCGGTCAAGATCACGTTCCCCACCATTACATTCTCCCAAAAGAAAAGAGAGGCGTTCATCTCCAAAGAGAAAAACCAGGAGTATTACTCCACCCCCCAAGTCTGGAAAGGCTAGGATAAGTAAACATCCACATAATGATGATGCTTTTCCACAATCAAGTCTAAGAGATGAACGAAGTACCAAAAAAAGTGCCCTAGAACCAAGACGATCAAAAAGACCACTTGACGATAGACCTGCTGATCAGAAAGATGGACCACAGCAGAGAATTTTTCCTGCAGAGCATAAAGACACAAAAGATAGCAAGAGATGGAGGAGTGGATgggaagaaaataaaaagtaagtgacttttaaatgtcaatttttaaACATCATTAGACTTTCTATTGTTGAACTTATAACCACTTTCATATTAATAAACTGCCTTAACAGTCCCAAGCAGTCAGAGTCGGATCTCTCACATGGACGACTAAGCACCCAAAGACACAAGACTTGGAACACTAATCAAAGACCGTCTGCACCTCGTACACCTAAACAGCATCGCTTGAGTGTTGACAGTAACATACAAATTCCAGAAGCACTTAATTCTGCAAGTAAACGGGATCTTTTAAGGAAGGTATGTccatttcatatttttgttgttttgtaatcAGTTTTTCTTTATCCAATACGTTATTAATTAGAATATTGCTAATCAGGACATTTTCATTTCAGGCTAGCAAAAGACATGCTGATGGTGAAATATCCAGTGACGAATTCCTCAATGTAGCCCATCAAATAAACCAACTTTTTCAGTATCAAGAGGAAAGACAGCGGTCTGACTCTTGGGATGAATCATGTGATGAGGGAGTATATCAgtcaaaaaagaaacaacaaGGAATATCTGATGCGGCGCTTTCTTATCTTGAGCACAAATCTAAGTTGAAAAGAACACAGCTTCAGCGTCCAGGTAAGATTTGTCCTGTTTTTAAATAATGTGTCTGTGaattgtagtacttttaaagttgtACCTAAAGTTTAACATTTATTGTATTTCACCATGGCAGGTAATAATTAAACATCCACTAggttgttgttggtgttttataAAGAGTCTAAACTTGAATTATTTTCCTATATTCATTTATCTATCTCTACAGTGCGAAAAGATGGCCAGTTGCCATTGCATGAAATGTTCTATCAGCCTCAACATGAAATGACTGAACAATACAGTGAAATCTCAGAAGTGCATAAAATGTCTGGTGATGCCATAAAGCCTGACCATGAAGATCCTAGAAGAACCGACAGGCCTCTACCATGTAAAGGTTCCACATTCAGGAATTCACCAAGCCCTGTCAGCTTGGACGGGTCTTGTGGAAAATCTGCAGGACCGCCATTTGAACGGTCATCATCTCCTATTGAAATGGATCAACAACCAGGAGACATCAGCCCACGTTTTGAAAGTCCCAACAGTGTGCACTCTGGCACAGGTCCAGATGATGGTCCTATAAGTGTAGAGGTTCTTCCAGGGCATAATCATTTCTTGGAACAGGCAACAAGTGGACGAAACCATGGTGAATCTCCTGGAAATACACCAAATCACTCCTCAGAAGGATCTATGGCACTGGTGAACACGCCACTGCAGGATGCACCAAATATTCCTCAACGGTTTGATAGATATAAGAATTCTCAAGCTCCCTTTGATGAGCCACCTAGCCACATGAGAGAGCCCAGGTTAGATGGTCCTACAAGACCTTATGCTCCTCCTCCTCGGTATGAAGGCAATACGGGGGGATTTGATGGTTCTGGTGGACCCGTGAGGTATCCTGGACATCGCTTTGATGCCCCTCACCGGTTTGAAAGATTTCCCAAAGCCCATGAAAGACCTGTGAGATTTAACAACCCAGCAGTATCACACAGGCCAATGAGGTACACAGAGCCTCGTAACGTGAGATTCGACTCTCAAACCCCAGTTCATTATGACCACCCAATCCACCAAAACAGATTTGTTAATCCACCAAGGTTCGATAATCCTCACATGCAACATGGTCCACCAAGATATGAGGAACCACGGTTCCCAGCTAGACTAATGAATTATGATGAACAGCAGGGTGCAGTTAGATTTGATTGTCCATCAGATGGGATGCGTTTTGAGAACCCGGTGCAGCCTGAACGCTTAAGATTTGATGCACCGCCTGTCATGCCAAGATATGACCCACAAGGTCATCCAAGATACTGCGGTCCAAATATTCCAAACCAGCTCAGACCACAGGAGCCAACAATATATGATCAAACTCAAGGTCAGGCCCCTGTGATAAACTCTGTAGCACCACCTAATTTCAACATCCCACCCATGAACACGTTTGGTGGCCCGGCCCAACAGTTTCCCATGCAGCAAAATGTTTCTCAAGCATCTAACTTCAGTGTGACAGTCCCTACGTCATCGGATTTCCAGGGTTCATTTAGACCTGCTCCTTTCCCTGGTCCGGGTGTTGGAAATGTTCCTCAGCCTGTACGTTTTCCTTACTCAAGGAGTCCTTTATTTTTGTTAAcgttaaagagttttctttttgtTAAACTTGGAAAAATAAAGTTTCGTTTTTGTCTTGTGAATTTTTAGATGATGGGACCTCAACCCTTTATGCCACCAAACCAAATATCTTTCCAGCCTGGTGAGAatgtctttatttaattttttttacaataaaagccTGAAATTACTGTTAACTTACCAGCCTACATTTGTTTTGATTGTGGCTTCTACTTCAGACCTGTATTATAATAAGTGAATTGATTATTGATTCAGGTTCCCAGTTTCAGCAGCCTGAGCCCGAGCCATTGAGGCAAATAGATGTGAACGATCTGTTATCAAAACTTCTATCAACTGGAATAATAAAACCTGCACAAACGGACTCAACGACTGGTATGCATACtgtattgtatttcatttattaCCGTTGGAcaattaaattgcattaattaCAGTCTTATTTCAATTGAACATGTGTAAAgattaaaaatgtgtatatatatatatatatatatatgttttagacTCCACTTCAGCAGGTCAGACTTTATCTGTTcctgaagaggaagaggaggaggaacaaGAGGAAGATGAAAATGTCCCAGACTTGACTGGCTTTGTTTTGGAGGACATGAAACAGTATGTACATCTACATACTGTCTGGAGTCTAGACACAAGTGAATCTGACAGAAATATCTTTATTACTGTGtgatgataaaaaaatgtatatatatatgacttaaAGACACCAGCTGTTTTGGCATATTTGTGTAACTTAGGAGACACGACAGCATTATCACCAAACTGTATACTGGAATCCAGTGCTATTCCTGCGGCGTGCGTTTTACTGCATCTCAGACGGATGTGTATGCAGATCATTTGGACTGGCACTACAGACAGAATCGTTCAGAGAAGGACATCAGTAAGAAAGTTACATATCGCCGGTGGTACTATAGTCTGACGGTAAGCTGGAGGCAAtccggttttatttattttccttaatCATGTATATTTTCAGACATTTGTCACTAAGAACTGAAATGACCTCCTGAAAGCGGAACAAAGGACTTTTAAAATTGTAACATGATGAAGTGCTTTTTTCTTTTAGGATTGGATTGAATTTGAGGAAATCGCTGATCTTGAGGAGAGGGCAAAGAGTCAGTTTTTTGAAAAAGTTAATGAAGAAGTTGTACAGAAAACTCAGGAAGCAGCCAAAGAGAGAGAGTTCCAGAGCGTTAAGGCTGCCGCAGACGTCGTTCATGAGGTTAGACGATGTACATGTTAACTGTGTGATTATTCATAGTATTAGAAAAATGAAATGCTGAATTAaagatatctctctctctctctccatcttctcAGCTGTGTGAGATTTGCCAGGAGCAGTTTGAGATGTActgggaggaggaagaggaagagtggCACCTGAAGAATGCCATCAGAGTAGATGAAAAGGTAAGAATTCTACTAATACAactaatttgaaaaataatattgatGTTTGATAAAAGACTTAAATTGTTTTCCCTTCTCTTTTAGACATATCATCCCTCATGTTACGAAGACTACAAAAATGTAAGTGTTGATTTGGAGAATGGCATCTTGTTAACATGCATCACACCTACATGTTGAATTCAAGTGGCTAAAACATGCTGTATTTAGGATTCAGATTTTTAAGTGAAGTTAAATCTTTCcatcttaatttttatttagtcaATTAAAACACTTCCCCTTTTTTCGTAGACATCCTCCTTTGTGGATTCCACGCCATCACCCAATAAAATGTTTACAGAAAACCCTTTAACAGCTTTCATTAAACAAGAGCAGGGTGATGAGGTGTCATGCTCCAGTATTAAAGAAGAGCCCTCCGAGGATGTTATGGATGCACCAACGGTAAAAGAGGAGGTTCAGGTTAAGTTAGAAGGAGAATCACAAACCAGTGCAATTATTTTCTAACAATGCTGCTCCTTAGCCACTTCTTTTTGTGGTTACTTTAGCTggtcttttgtgtttttgtaaagaaggataattttttatattgcaGAGCTCTGGGGCAGGGACCTCAGCTAGtcactttaaatacatttttgtatttgtatttgcctGCACATTTCAGGTATTTTTTTGCCATGTGAATGCCCAATGAAATGTACTGTGAAAGATGTACGTTTGgggtaaatgtatatgtataatttaatttataaataaagatatttttggtaTTCTTTGTGTAGTATTGATAAGAAAAGTTTGAATTTGGGTGTTTTTTTGGTTCTCAATGAGTAATTTGTTCTGACTTTTGGAGAATGGTTGAATACTAATTTATGGATGACTTTTTGTTTTGCCTCCAAAAAACAAGGGAAACCCCTTTTCATTCATTGATAATTCCCTAAATCCAGGTTTGGGGCagattgtaaattattaataGTTGATGGAACATAATTTACTATGAGTATGTCCCTGACCTTAATATGTAAATGGTTATTTCAGTTTACTACTGTATTTGGTTCAGAGTAATGTttagttaaaaatgaaaaaaaaactgggtgtttctttttctctttttgcaGAGGTTCAAAGCGcaattttgctttatttggaaaattcaataaaaattgaGAGGAAGAAATAGTGTCTTGTGTGCGAAGTGATTATTGTGCGCTTTTTGACTAATTGAAATTTGTCAGTTTCATGCATAATCCTAAATAAAGTTTCTGTGCTAATGGAACCTTCTCTGTTCATTTATTTGGTTCTGATTATTACAACGTGTCTGTTACAATGTGTCTCACAGGTGTAcctatatttgtaatatttatagaaCATGTAAAACTTAATGTGTTAAACTTAAGCATCATTTTCATAGTCTAAAATGGTTAAACTTAAAtgctttaattacatttttttagaagaagaaaaaaccttGGTCAACTAACGTACTTTCAAATGACTTTTCTTCAAAGATATACTACAGTGATTTCATGGAACTGTTATATGATTAGTCTAGTGGTAATGGAGCATGAAGATGGACATGGCTgattcatatgtgtgtgtatatatatatatatatataaaaaataaaaacaagttctACCTCGTCACAGCTAAAACTTGATTACAacaataatttaagcaatttatgTTTGTGCTACCTTGTAAGTATATAGTTTAACAAATGTTTATCCTAATAAGTTGAAAATATAATACTTATAACATGCTAAGCTATGTTTTTCAACATATTAAGTGAAATGACTGTAATACTTCAGAACTGGCTTCTGCATAAGGTTGAATAACCcctatataaaatacaataaagtgGCATTgtccaaattatttttaaatagataatATTTGTATTCATGCATATACACATGGTCACAAAATCTTTTAACACAAAGACATTttcattgaaattatttttttaatttttttatgcactTGCATGAAAGAGAATAATGTTAGATATACTTTAGATATACacgttgatgtaaaaaaaaatatatatatggccaagattttgtgcatttattggatatatgtgtgtgtataaacaacaaaacaattgttGGAATTTGTCATACTGAAGCAGAGATGCCTAAATATagcctttttcaattttaattgaTCTTTTTGTTTTAACCTTAATACATTGATTGCATTTAAATCTAGAGAACAgatcattatattttaatataatatattcggACAGAATGCAATGTTTTCTTTTCGTCCAACCAACTTCAAACAAGTTACATTTTTGTCCCTTTTTAATTAAAAGCTTGGGCACCTCTGATCTTAAAGAAACTTAAACAACACATTtgttattaacataaaaaaaaaagttctactgaaatgtaaaaatataataaaatacatgtacATCAGGTGATTAAAACAAAAGGCAGAACGTTTAAGATAAAAAGTCTAGACATCATTTCTCTCCTGTTTTGTGAGATTCATTTCCAAAAGCGATAGAATCCCAAGGCAATTG from Carassius carassius chromosome 47, fCarCar2.1, whole genome shotgun sequence harbors:
- the LOC132130408 gene encoding pre-mRNA cleavage complex 2 protein Pcf11-like isoform X2, with amino-acid sequence MSDEGAREDACREYQSSLEDLTFNSKPHINMLTILAEENIQFTKDIVAIIEAQIAKAPAGEKLPVLYLVDSIVKNVGGAYLEVFAKNLVNSFICVFEKVDEVTRKSLFKLRSTWDEIFPLKKLYALDVRVNSLDPAWPIKPLPPNVNASIHVNPKFLKPTEEKSPKPPAPQPPAPSLTQEQLIRQQLLAKQKQLLELQQKKIELELEQTKAQLAASPTIASNHHVGASARISAKVTHTVPAPQVKPWLPATSEKMSARDPRLNRNGATAVNAKEQVMHKKESQVTPNFQNTSEKRGQVLAERQSKLEKLRIPKKDNSAVEEKMKSKAVSPSGKGILVRPRGMESEHSKTVELNKKDPRLHKQMLDKTDTKDDDFREKKRSSEKKDKDEGVKNLDHQKSSSNRGKLINGSLNKHERLDTFLKQEIKVNKANVRKRSRSRSRSPPLHSPKRKERRSSPKRKTRSITPPPKSGKARISKHPHNDDAFPQSSLRDERSTKKSALEPRRSKRPLDDRPADQKDGPQQRIFPAEHKDTKDSKRWRSGWEENKNPKQSESDLSHGRLSTQRHKTWNTNQRPSAPRTPKQHRLSVDSNIQIPEALNSASKRDLLRKASKRHADGEISSDEFLNVAHQINQLFQYQEERQRSDSWDESCDEGVYQSKKKQQGISDAALSYLEHKSKLKRTQLQRPVRKDGQLPLHEMFYQPQHEMTEQYSEISEVHKMSGDAIKPDHEDPRRTDRPLPCKGSTFRNSPSPVSLDGSCGKSAGPPFERSSSPIEMDQQPGDISPRFESPNSVHSGTGPDDGPISVEVLPGHNHFLEQATSGRNHGESPGNTPNHSSEGSMALVNTPLQDAPNIPQRFDRYKNSQAPFDEPPSHMREPRLDGPTRPYAPPPRYEGNTGGFDGSGGPVRYPGHRFDAPHRFERFPKAHERPVRFNNPAVSHRPMRYTEPRNVRFDSQTPVHYDHPIHQNRFVNPPRFDNPHMQHGPPRYEEPRFPARLMNYDEQQGAVRFDCPSDGMRFENPVQPERLRFDAPPVMPRYDPQGHPRYCGPNIPNQLRPQEPTIYDQTQGQAPVINSVAPPNFNIPPMNTFGGPAQQFPMQQNVSQASNFSVTVPTSSDFQGSFRPAPFPGPGVGNVPQPMMGPQPFMPPNQISFQPGSQFQQPEPEPLRQIDVNDLLSKLLSTGIIKPAQTDSTTAGQTLSVPEEEEEEEQEEDENVPDLTGFVLEDMKQRHDSIITKLYTGIQCYSCGVRFTASQTDVYADHLDWHYRQNRSEKDISKKVTYRRWYYSLTDWIEFEEIADLEERAKSQFFEKVNEEVVQKTQEAAKEREFQSVKAAADVVHELCEICQEQFEMYWEEEEEEWHLKNAIRVDEKTYHPSCYEDYKNTSSFVDSTPSPNKMFTENPLTAFIKQEQGDEVSCSSIKEEPSEDVMDAPTVKEEVQVKLEGESQTSAIIF
- the LOC132130408 gene encoding pre-mRNA cleavage complex 2 protein Pcf11-like isoform X1 — translated: MSDEGAREDACREYQSSLEDLTFNSKPHINMLTILAEENIQFTKDIVAIIEAQIAKAPAGEKLPVLYLVDSIVKNVGGAYLEVFAKNLVNSFICVFEKVDEVTRKSLFKLRSTWDEIFPLKKLYALDVRVNSLDPAWPIKPLPPNVNASIHVNPKFLKPTEEKSPKPPAPQPPAPSLTQEQLIRQQLLAKQKQLLELQQKKIELELEQTKAQLAASPTIASNHHVGASARISAKVTHTVPAPQVKPWLPATSEKMSARDPRLNRNGATAVNAKEQVMHKKESQVTPNFQNTSEKRGQVLAERQSKLEKLRIPKKDNSAVEEKMKSKAVSPSGKGILVRPRGMESEHSKTVELNKKDPRLHKQMLDKTDTKDDDFREKKRSSEKKDKDEGVKNLDHQKSSSNRGKLINGSLNKHERLDTFLKQEIKVNKANVRKRSRSRSRSPPLHSPKRKERRSSPKRKTRSITPPPKSGKARISKHPHNDDAFPQSSLRDERSTKKSALEPRRSKRPLDDRPADQKDGPQQRIFPAEHKDTKDSKRWRSGWEENKNPKQSESDLSHGRLSTQRHKTWNTNQRPSAPRTPKQHRLSVDSNIQIPEALNSASKRDLLRKASKRHADGEISSDEFLNVAHQINQLFQYQEERQRSDSWDESCDEGVYQSKKKQQGISDAALSYLEHKSKLKRTQLQRPVRKDGQLPLHEMFYQPQHEMTEQYSEISEVHKMSGDAIKPDHEDPRRTDRPLPCKGSTFRNSPSPVSLDGSCGKSAGPPFERSSSPIEMDQQPGDISPRFESPNSVHSGTGPDDGPISVEVLPGHNHFLEQATSGRNHGESPGNTPNHSSEGSMALVNTPLQDAPNIPQRFDRYKNSQAPFDEPPSHMREPRLDGPTRPYAPPPRYEGNTGGFDGSGGPVRYPGHRFDAPHRFERFPKAHERPVRFNNPAVSHRPMRYTEPRNVRFDSQTPVHYDHPIHQNRFVNPPRFDNPHMQHGPPRYEEPRFPARLMNYDEQQGAVRFDCPSDGMRFENPVQPERLRFDAPPVMPRYDPQGHPRYCGPNIPNQLRPQEPTIYDQTQGQAPVINSVAPPNFNIPPMNTFGGPAQQFPMQQNVSQASNFSVTVPTSSDFQGSFRPAPFPGPGVGNVPQPMMGPQPFMPPNQISFQPGSQFQQPEPEPLRQIDVNDLLSKLLSTGIIKPAQTDSTTDSTSAGQTLSVPEEEEEEEQEEDENVPDLTGFVLEDMKQRHDSIITKLYTGIQCYSCGVRFTASQTDVYADHLDWHYRQNRSEKDISKKVTYRRWYYSLTDWIEFEEIADLEERAKSQFFEKVNEEVVQKTQEAAKEREFQSVKAAADVVHELCEICQEQFEMYWEEEEEEWHLKNAIRVDEKTYHPSCYEDYKNTSSFVDSTPSPNKMFTENPLTAFIKQEQGDEVSCSSIKEEPSEDVMDAPTVKEEVQVKLEGESQTSAIIF